A genomic window from Leptolyngbya sp. BL0902 includes:
- a CDS encoding ferredoxin--nitrite reductase, with product MDRTSEAASTKLNKFEKLKAEKDGLLVRHDLAHFAKIGWEAVDEADLTHRLKWLGIFFRPVTPGKFMLRLRLPHGVMTSYQSRTLANIIQRYGEDGSADITTRQNLQLRGILLEDIPDIFHQLEAAGLTSVQSGMDNVRNITGSPVSGLDADELIDTRELVQKVQDMITGNGQGNPEFSNLPRKFNIAIEGGRDNSIHAEINDIAFVPAFKDGVLGFNVLVGGFFSARRCEAAIPLNAWVPADDSVVALSRAILEVYRDNGPRVNRQKARLMWLIDEWGLDRFRAEVESAYGQPLTPAAEKDEMDWDKRDHIGVYAQKQAGLNYVGLHVPVGRLWAEDFYELARLAEVYGNGELRLTVEQNVIIPNVPDDRLPVLLEEPLLQKFSTDPSPLMRALVSCTGAQFCNFALVETKQRAQVLAKALDAELTLPQPVRIHWTGCPNSCGQPQVADIGLMGTKVRKDGKTVEGVDIFMGGKVGKDAHLGEKVMQGIPCDDLPDVLKTLLIEHFQAQPRSGGEAPGSSVSVTME from the coding sequence ATGGATAGGACTAGCGAAGCCGCTAGCACGAAATTGAATAAGTTTGAAAAGCTAAAGGCTGAAAAAGACGGCTTGCTGGTTAGGCACGACCTAGCCCATTTTGCCAAAATTGGCTGGGAAGCAGTGGATGAAGCCGATTTAACCCATCGTCTCAAGTGGCTAGGGATCTTCTTTCGGCCTGTTACCCCTGGTAAATTCATGCTGCGGTTGCGGTTGCCCCACGGGGTAATGACGAGCTACCAATCTCGCACCCTGGCTAACATTATTCAGCGCTATGGCGAAGACGGCAGTGCCGACATTACCACTCGGCAAAATCTTCAGCTTCGCGGCATTTTACTAGAAGACATTCCTGATATTTTCCACCAGCTAGAGGCAGCGGGGCTGACCTCTGTGCAGTCTGGCATGGACAATGTGCGGAACATCACCGGATCTCCGGTATCTGGCCTCGATGCCGATGAACTCATCGACACGCGAGAACTCGTGCAAAAAGTTCAGGATATGATCACGGGCAACGGCCAGGGAAATCCTGAATTTAGCAATCTGCCCCGCAAATTCAACATTGCGATTGAAGGCGGACGGGACAATTCCATCCACGCCGAAATTAACGATATTGCCTTTGTTCCCGCCTTTAAAGATGGCGTTTTGGGCTTCAACGTACTGGTGGGGGGCTTCTTCTCCGCCCGTCGCTGCGAAGCGGCCATTCCCCTCAACGCCTGGGTTCCCGCCGATGACAGCGTCGTTGCCCTCAGCCGCGCCATCCTAGAGGTCTACCGGGACAACGGCCCCAGGGTGAACCGCCAAAAGGCCCGCCTAATGTGGCTAATCGACGAATGGGGGCTAGATCGCTTCCGGGCTGAGGTGGAATCCGCCTATGGCCAGCCCCTCACCCCCGCCGCAGAAAAGGACGAAATGGACTGGGACAAGCGCGATCACATCGGCGTGTATGCCCAAAAACAGGCGGGGCTGAACTACGTGGGCCTGCATGTGCCCGTGGGTCGCCTCTGGGCCGAGGACTTCTACGAATTGGCCCGCCTTGCTGAAGTCTACGGCAACGGCGAATTGCGGTTGACCGTGGAGCAGAACGTGATTATCCCCAATGTGCCCGATGATCGCCTGCCCGTGCTACTAGAGGAGCCGCTGCTCCAAAAGTTCTCCACCGATCCCTCGCCCCTGATGCGGGCGCTGGTCTCCTGCACCGGAGCGCAGTTCTGCAACTTCGCCCTGGTAGAAACCAAGCAACGCGCCCAGGTTCTCGCCAAAGCGCTAGATGCCGAACTTACCCTGCCCCAGCCCGTGCGGATTCACTGGACAGGTTGCCCCAACTCCTGCGGCCAACCCCAGGTGGCGGACATCGGCCTGATGGGCACCAAAGTCCGCAAGGACGGCAAAACCGTGGAAGGTGTGGATATTTTTATGGGTGGCAAGGTCGGCAAAGATGCCCATCTCGGCGAAAAAGTCATGCAGGGCATCCCCTGCGACGATCTGCCCGATGTGCTGAAAACCCTGCTGATAGAGCATTTCCAAGCCCAACCCCGCTCTGGCGGAGAGGCTCCCGGTAGTTCAGTCTCGGTCACGATGGAATAA
- a CDS encoding phosphate-starvation-inducible PsiE family protein codes for MARSARQLLAQLKNDIFLKRLHQFEGTISKILSLGMIVVIIAMVIDLGIVIGRSILTTGPGAFLGQPVIDIFGFFLSILIALEILENITGYIRSHVVQVELVIATALTAVGRKIIILDLNKVSGATLIGLAIAIFSLAISYWIVRHTNRNSS; via the coding sequence ATGGCACGTTCGGCTAGACAGCTTCTCGCACAGTTGAAAAACGATATTTTTCTCAAGCGTTTGCATCAGTTTGAGGGCACCATTTCCAAAATATTGTCCTTGGGCATGATCGTTGTGATCATTGCCATGGTGATTGATTTGGGAATTGTTATTGGCCGTTCTATTCTTACCACTGGCCCTGGAGCCTTTCTAGGACAGCCTGTGATTGATATTTTTGGCTTCTTTCTCAGTATTTTAATTGCCCTAGAAATCTTAGAAAACATCACAGGCTACATTCGCAGCCATGTGGTGCAGGTGGAATTGGTGATCGCCACAGCCCTTACCGCCGTTGGGCGCAAAATTATTATTCTTGACCTCAATAAAGTGTCAGGTGCCACGTTGATTGGGCTGGCTATTGCCATTTTTTCCCTGGCCATCAGCTATTGGATTGTGCGCCACACCAACCGCAATTCGAGCTAA
- a CDS encoding S-layer homology domain-containing protein produces MATGGLVIGIMGGLWRGQGPVQSSAEQSPPVGEITVPGWPNPLSVLSALTTQPAPPLDIPPLVQPQPLPPQEVWPEAPSQQPRPYFSDSGEADWVAPILEDLAQRRLIKGFPDGTFRPNDPMTRAEFASQISRLFVLAPPSVPPSSYRDVDPEHWATQPIQNAVEMGFLSGYPDQTFRPEDKITRLQVLLALASGLNLKSSSSPDRVLRAYLDADQVPPWAKTALITTLEANLVVNHPDPQRLEPNREASRAEVIAMLRQTLVYTGQLSPLPPGQSSLPDQPAY; encoded by the coding sequence ATGGCCACAGGTGGCCTCGTCATTGGAATTATGGGAGGACTTTGGCGGGGTCAAGGCCCGGTGCAGTCTTCGGCGGAACAGAGTCCGCCCGTTGGCGAAATCACCGTGCCGGGCTGGCCTAACCCCCTCAGCGTGCTGTCTGCCCTGACCACCCAACCTGCCCCACCTCTCGACATTCCGCCCCTGGTGCAGCCCCAGCCCTTGCCCCCCCAGGAGGTTTGGCCAGAAGCTCCTAGTCAGCAGCCCCGCCCCTACTTCAGCGACAGTGGCGAAGCCGATTGGGTGGCTCCCATTTTGGAAGATTTGGCCCAGCGACGGTTGATCAAGGGCTTTCCAGATGGCACCTTTCGGCCCAACGATCCGATGACGCGGGCGGAATTTGCCTCCCAGATTAGTCGCCTGTTTGTCCTAGCTCCGCCGTCAGTACCGCCGTCCTCATACCGCGATGTTGATCCAGAGCACTGGGCCACTCAGCCCATTCAGAATGCGGTGGAAATGGGGTTTTTGTCGGGCTACCCTGACCAAACCTTTCGCCCGGAGGACAAAATTACCCGACTCCAGGTGTTGTTGGCCCTAGCTAGCGGGCTCAATCTCAAGTCTAGCAGCAGCCCCGACCGCGTGCTGAGGGCCTACCTCGATGCCGACCAAGTGCCCCCTTGGGCCAAAACCGCCCTGATAACCACCCTAGAAGCCAACCTGGTGGTGAACCATCCCGATCCCCAGCGCCTAGAGCCCAACCGCGAAGCCAGCCGCGCCGAAGTGATAGCCATGCTGCGCCAGACCTTGGTATACACAGGGCAACTAAGCCCTCTCCCCCCTGGCCAGTCTTCCCTGCCCGATCAGCCCGCCTACTAG
- a CDS encoding anti-sigma factor domain-containing protein produces MIGSLSPEQRQQLMAGYVLYDLSAEEAAILKALLAEHPDLQHELAQLQATWEAACEITPQAPPDHLRRAILPIAGIQTSAAVNIPTRQKPSPITPPPIVVGPWWQRGLGAAAALVIAGLSISNLVLWRALQMAQTSSGETLTVALADPTGMATATAEVQINPQTLEGSLTVANLPPLEPGMVYVLWTVVDPNAPVTVDDKNAILTTVFTVDEQGRQSQPIDLPSIFRRDGDRVRAIAITQESAADPQSHRSAPILIQPL; encoded by the coding sequence ATGATCGGTTCGCTATCCCCAGAACAGCGGCAACAGTTGATGGCTGGCTACGTCCTCTACGATCTGAGTGCAGAGGAAGCCGCCATCCTCAAGGCTTTGCTGGCCGAGCACCCAGACCTACAACACGAATTGGCCCAACTGCAAGCCACCTGGGAAGCCGCCTGCGAAATTACCCCCCAAGCGCCGCCCGATCACCTGCGTCGCGCCATCTTGCCCATCGCTGGCATCCAAACATCTGCTGCGGTCAATATACCAACTCGCCAGAAACCCTCCCCCATTACGCCGCCGCCCATTGTCGTTGGCCCCTGGTGGCAGCGGGGGTTGGGGGCCGCTGCGGCACTGGTCATTGCGGGCCTGAGCATCAGCAACCTGGTGTTGTGGCGGGCGCTTCAGATGGCCCAGACATCCAGCGGCGAAACCCTAACCGTTGCCCTTGCCGATCCGACGGGTATGGCCACCGCCACGGCGGAGGTTCAGATCAACCCTCAAACCCTGGAGGGGTCGCTGACGGTGGCTAACTTGCCCCCCCTAGAGCCAGGAATGGTCTATGTCCTGTGGACGGTGGTTGACCCCAATGCCCCCGTTACCGTAGACGACAAAAACGCCATCCTCACCACCGTATTCACCGTGGATGAGCAGGGCCGCCAGTCTCAGCCGATTGACCTACCCAGCATCTTTCGGCGGGATGGTGATCGGGTACGGGCTATCGCCATCACCCAAGAATCCGCTGCGGATCCCCAGTCGCACCGTTCCGCTCCAATTTTGATTCAGCCGCTTTAG
- a CDS encoding DUF3365 domain-containing protein, whose amino-acid sequence MKWFLRFGLGLCLMTLVWGWQPALAQAEVNPAELAKAVEAVENLDALRSGLASYLKDAPEPPTADTMKQVCKPVGMKAMELSKENGWQVKQLAKKYRNPDHALDTPHATMALAKFEQNPELMGLWEKETLNGQPGTRYYRRINVEASCLACHGMKSSRPDFVKANYPQDLAYDFKEGDLRGMYAVFIPDVQQALQEAVSP is encoded by the coding sequence ATGAAATGGTTTTTGCGTTTTGGCCTAGGACTGTGTTTGATGACGCTGGTGTGGGGCTGGCAACCTGCCCTGGCCCAGGCGGAGGTGAACCCAGCGGAATTGGCTAAGGCCGTCGAAGCGGTGGAAAATTTGGATGCCCTCCGCAGTGGGTTGGCCTCCTACCTAAAAGATGCACCGGAGCCCCCCACCGCCGACACCATGAAGCAGGTCTGCAAACCCGTGGGCATGAAGGCGATGGAACTGAGCAAAGAAAACGGCTGGCAGGTGAAGCAGCTCGCCAAGAAATACCGCAACCCCGACCACGCCCTCGACACGCCCCACGCCACCATGGCCCTGGCTAAGTTTGAGCAAAACCCTGAACTGATGGGCCTTTGGGAAAAAGAGACGCTAAACGGCCAACCCGGCACCCGCTACTATCGGCGCATTAACGTGGAAGCCAGTTGTCTAGCCTGCCACGGGATGAAAAGTTCTCGACCCGACTTTGTGAAAGCCAACTACCCCCAAGACCTCGCCTACGACTTCAAAGAAGGCGACCTACGCGGCATGTATGCGGTGTTTATCCCCGATGTGCAGCAGGCGCTTCAGGAGGCGGTTAGTCCGTAG
- a CDS encoding HEAT repeat domain-containing protein has protein sequence MVSSSTTASQLREGGNFRQGSFADRWEAARQLPRLGGVAIGDLITMLRDERLDWEDRWFAAYSLRHFDHPASIAALIDALGTADEDLQKTIIDTLGHLGPNAIQALSTLVTASATQAMAIEVLCRIPHPATQPLLVAAIDHTTGSTKASIIQALGQFADLDVLSLVVDALQDCTAAVRLAAIQSLISFRRQIGDLQWVALMQPLAKDIHPAVAQQAIYALGRTSHSAATQTLHELLTVSHTPVSLKLATVQALVWQDTPAAFEAIVQSWDMLSDAIRVTALQALSRTTNPSLQLRLVIQVPQWLDALPTTADRSLLRRHLVMLLGQWGDRRAIPILQALTQDEDAGVRLHAAAALRHHHP, from the coding sequence TTGGTCTCTTCATCCACTACCGCGAGCCAACTTCGGGAGGGAGGTAATTTTCGGCAGGGCAGTTTCGCCGATCGTTGGGAGGCCGCTCGGCAGCTTCCCCGATTGGGAGGGGTGGCCATCGGCGACCTGATCACCATGCTTAGGGATGAAAGGCTGGACTGGGAGGATCGCTGGTTTGCTGCCTACAGTCTGAGACATTTTGACCACCCAGCGTCGATTGCTGCCCTCATTGACGCCTTGGGTACCGCTGACGAAGACTTGCAGAAAACGATTATTGATACCCTGGGCCACCTTGGCCCCAACGCCATCCAGGCACTCAGCACCCTTGTTACAGCATCAGCTACTCAGGCCATGGCCATTGAGGTGCTCTGTCGCATTCCTCACCCCGCGACCCAGCCCCTCCTGGTTGCCGCCATTGACCACACAACCGGATCAACCAAGGCCAGTATCATTCAGGCGTTGGGGCAATTTGCCGACCTAGACGTACTCTCTCTGGTGGTGGATGCGCTCCAAGACTGTACCGCCGCAGTGCGACTGGCCGCCATTCAAAGCCTGATTAGCTTTAGACGGCAGATTGGCGATCTCCAGTGGGTGGCCTTGATGCAACCCCTAGCCAAGGATATTCACCCAGCCGTAGCACAGCAGGCCATCTATGCCCTAGGGCGCACTTCCCACTCCGCCGCCACCCAAACTCTTCACGAGTTGTTGACGGTCAGTCATACCCCCGTTTCCCTCAAGCTAGCCACCGTGCAGGCTCTCGTTTGGCAAGACACGCCTGCGGCCTTTGAAGCCATTGTCCAGTCCTGGGATATGCTGTCCGACGCCATTCGCGTGACGGCCTTGCAAGCCCTCTCACGCACCACTAACCCTAGCCTACAACTCCGCTTGGTTATCCAGGTGCCGCAGTGGCTGGATGCGCTGCCTACTACCGCCGACCGTAGCCTGCTGCGTCGTCACTTGGTCATGCTGTTGGGGCAATGGGGAGATCGGCGGGCCATCCCCATCCTGCAAGCCCTCACCCAGGATGAAGACGCGGGGGTTCGTCTCCATGCCGCCGCTGCCTTGCGACACCATCACCCGTAG
- a CDS encoding sigma-70 family RNA polymerase sigma factor: protein MDVAQPSQGNVGEPTDTDLWLDLCAGQQEALGQLYDRHAGLVYGIALKLLANSHEAEDLTQDIFLKLPQTNAYDPQRGSLRTFLAIMTRSRALDRLRSRSAAQNSASRLQTLQPTASTPPEDHLHQAEQWEQVQAALAQLSDPQRQVLRMAYYEGMTQATIAEQLNTPLGTVKAHARRGLLKLRHLLHDYRD from the coding sequence ATGGATGTTGCACAGCCCAGCCAAGGGAATGTCGGTGAGCCGACCGACACAGACCTCTGGTTGGATCTCTGCGCCGGACAGCAAGAGGCGCTGGGGCAGCTGTATGATCGCCATGCGGGGCTGGTATACGGCATTGCCCTCAAACTGCTGGCCAATTCCCACGAGGCCGAAGATCTCACCCAAGATATTTTCCTTAAGCTGCCCCAAACAAACGCCTACGACCCTCAGCGGGGCTCCCTCAGAACCTTTTTAGCCATCATGACCCGGTCACGGGCCTTAGACCGCCTGCGTTCGCGCAGCGCCGCTCAGAACTCTGCCAGCCGTCTGCAAACCCTACAGCCAACTGCTAGTACCCCTCCCGAAGATCACCTGCACCAGGCCGAGCAGTGGGAACAGGTGCAAGCCGCCCTCGCCCAACTCTCCGATCCCCAGCGCCAGGTTCTACGCATGGCCTATTATGAAGGCATGACCCAGGCTACCATTGCCGAGCAACTGAATACCCCCCTGGGTACCGTGAAGGCCCACGCCCGCCGAGGCTTGCTGAAGCTGCGGCATTTGCTTCACGATTATCGAGACTAA
- a CDS encoding molybdopterin oxidoreductase family protein, protein MAAPHKTLCPYCGVGCGLEVVPQRPSDDPTLPQRWQTRGDRAHPSSQGMVCVKGATVAESIDQDRLLYPMLRESLDAPFERVSWEVALDQITHRIRDVLEDLGPDGVYMYGSGQFQTEDYYVAQKLIKGCLGTNNFDANSRLCMSSAVSGYLQSLGSDGPPCCYEDLDLTDCAFLIGTNTAECHPIVFNRLRKHHKRNPHVKLIVVDPRRTETAQVADLHLAIRPGTDITLLNGIGHLLLRWGALDQGFIHQSTQGFADYTDVLRHYEPSIVAERCGIAEADLETAARTWAKSQSVLSLWSMGLNQSSEGTAKVCSLISLHLLTGQIGKPGAGPFSLTGQPNAMGGREAGGLAHILPGYRLVKNPQHRQEVEQFWGLPEGQISPTRGLTIGEMIPALEHDQVGLLWIAATNPAVSLPDLNRTKAALQRSPFTVYQDAYYPTETAAYAHLLLPAAQWGEKTGTMTNSERTVTLCQAFRPPVGEARADWEVFAEVGRRLGFADQFQFATSADVHREFVQITQGRLCDMTGISHEQLATSPIQWPCPTQETADTAADTAPDKHNKRLYTDHHFAYPDGRARFMPYHEKGLAEPADDRYPFVLTTGRLYGHWHTQTRTGRIAKIQKMHPQPFLEMHPRDAERLQLADQDWVEVRSARGTARLPVLVTKNIRPGTLFVPMHWGSLWAEDAECNALTHPEACPISLQPELKACAVQVVPLSPPDQSQSLAQVEERTALPVAMVPHNPVKSSEPETHSSGVLSSS, encoded by the coding sequence ATGGCCGCTCCTCACAAAACCCTCTGTCCTTACTGCGGTGTTGGGTGTGGCTTGGAGGTTGTGCCCCAGCGCCCCAGCGACGATCCTACGCTTCCCCAACGCTGGCAAACCAGGGGAGATCGCGCCCATCCCTCCAGCCAAGGCATGGTCTGTGTGAAGGGGGCCACGGTGGCGGAATCCATCGACCAGGATCGGCTGCTATACCCGATGCTGCGGGAATCCTTGGATGCGCCCTTTGAGCGGGTGTCCTGGGAGGTGGCCCTAGACCAGATTACCCACCGGATTCGTGATGTCCTGGAGGACTTAGGGCCTGATGGAGTCTATATGTACGGCTCTGGCCAGTTCCAGACCGAGGATTACTATGTGGCCCAAAAGCTGATTAAGGGCTGCTTGGGGACGAACAATTTTGATGCCAACTCGCGGCTGTGCATGTCTTCGGCGGTGTCGGGCTATTTGCAGAGCTTGGGTTCTGACGGCCCCCCCTGCTGCTACGAAGATTTGGATCTCACCGACTGCGCCTTCCTCATCGGCACCAACACCGCCGAGTGCCACCCCATCGTCTTCAACCGCCTGCGGAAGCACCACAAGCGCAACCCCCACGTCAAGCTGATTGTGGTGGATCCGCGCCGCACCGAAACCGCCCAAGTCGCCGACCTACATCTCGCCATCCGTCCCGGCACCGACATCACCCTGCTCAACGGCATCGGCCACCTGCTGCTGAGGTGGGGCGCGTTGGATCAGGGCTTCATCCACCAGTCCACCCAAGGATTTGCAGACTACACCGACGTTCTGCGCCACTACGAACCCAGTATCGTCGCCGAACGCTGCGGCATTGCGGAAGCCGATCTAGAAACCGCCGCCCGCACCTGGGCCAAGTCCCAATCCGTCCTATCCCTGTGGTCAATGGGGCTGAACCAGTCTTCCGAGGGCACCGCCAAGGTGTGTTCCCTGATTAGCCTGCACCTGCTGACGGGGCAGATTGGCAAACCGGGGGCAGGGCCGTTTTCCCTCACCGGGCAACCCAATGCGATGGGAGGGCGCGAGGCAGGCGGCTTAGCCCACATTTTGCCGGGATATCGTCTGGTGAAAAATCCCCAGCACCGCCAGGAAGTCGAGCAGTTTTGGGGCTTGCCGGAAGGCCAGATTTCCCCCACCCGTGGCCTCACTATCGGCGAAATGATCCCCGCCCTAGAGCACGACCAAGTGGGCCTGCTGTGGATTGCCGCCACCAACCCCGCCGTCAGCCTGCCGGACTTGAACCGCACCAAAGCCGCCCTGCAACGATCCCCCTTCACCGTCTACCAAGACGCCTACTACCCCACCGAAACCGCCGCCTATGCCCACCTGCTGCTGCCTGCGGCCCAGTGGGGCGAAAAAACGGGCACCATGACCAATTCCGAGCGCACCGTCACCCTCTGCCAAGCCTTTCGGCCCCCGGTGGGGGAGGCCCGCGCCGACTGGGAGGTTTTTGCTGAAGTGGGTCGCCGCCTGGGCTTTGCCGATCAGTTCCAGTTTGCCACCAGTGCCGACGTCCACCGGGAATTTGTCCAAATCACCCAAGGCCGACTGTGCGATATGACCGGGATCAGCCACGAACAACTAGCCACTAGCCCGATCCAGTGGCCCTGTCCAACCCAGGAAACCGCCGACACCGCCGCTGATACGGCTCCCGACAAGCACAACAAACGCCTCTACACCGACCATCATTTTGCCTACCCCGATGGCCGCGCCCGGTTCATGCCCTACCACGAAAAAGGGCTGGCCGAACCTGCCGATGACCGCTACCCCTTCGTTCTCACCACTGGGCGACTCTATGGCCACTGGCACACCCAAACCCGCACCGGACGCATCGCCAAAATTCAAAAAATGCACCCCCAGCCCTTTCTAGAAATGCACCCCCGCGATGCCGAACGGCTCCAGCTTGCGGATCAAGACTGGGTAGAGGTGCGATCCGCCCGTGGCACCGCCCGATTACCTGTGCTAGTGACCAAAAACATTCGCCCCGGTACCCTGTTTGTGCCCATGCACTGGGGATCCCTCTGGGCCGAGGACGCCGAATGCAACGCCCTCACTCATCCCGAAGCCTGCCCCATTTCCCTTCAGCCAGAGCTCAAAGCCTGTGCGGTGCAGGTCGTGCCGCTGTCGCCCCCGGATCAATCCCAATCATTGGCGCAGGTGGAAGAAAGAACGGCGCTGCCCGTCGCGATGGTTCCACACAATCCGGTAAAATCATCTGAACCTGAGACCCATTCGTCCGGGGTACTTTCATCCTCCTAG
- the psbA gene encoding photosystem II q(b) protein has product MTTTLQRQQSASLWEQFCQWVTSTENRLYIGWFGVLMIPTLLAATACFVIAFVAAPPVDIDGIREPVAGSLMYGNNIISGAVVPSSNAIGLHFYPIWEAASLDEWLYNGGPYQLVIFHFLIGVFCYMGREWELSYRLGMRPWICVAYSAPVAAATAVFLIYPIGQGSFSDGMPLGISGTFNFMLVFQAEHNILMHPFHMMGVAAVFGGSLFSAMHGSLVTSSLVRETTETESQNYGYKFGQEEETYNIVAAHGYFGRLIFQYASFNNSRSLHFFLGAWPVIGIWFTALGISTMAFNLNGFNFNQSILDSQGRVIGTWADVINRANLGMEVMHERNAHNFPLDLATAEAPEIIG; this is encoded by the coding sequence ATGACCACGACCCTTCAACGGCAACAATCTGCCTCCCTCTGGGAGCAGTTCTGTCAGTGGGTAACGAGCACCGAAAACCGCCTGTACATTGGCTGGTTCGGCGTGCTGATGATCCCCACTCTCCTGGCTGCCACCGCCTGTTTCGTAATCGCCTTTGTCGCTGCTCCCCCCGTGGACATCGACGGCATCCGTGAGCCTGTTGCTGGCTCCCTGATGTACGGTAACAACATCATCTCTGGTGCTGTTGTTCCTTCCTCCAACGCTATCGGTCTGCACTTCTACCCCATCTGGGAAGCCGCTTCCCTGGATGAGTGGCTGTACAACGGTGGCCCCTACCAGTTGGTGATTTTCCACTTCCTCATCGGCGTCTTCTGCTACATGGGTCGTGAGTGGGAACTGAGCTACCGCCTCGGTATGCGCCCCTGGATCTGCGTGGCTTACTCTGCCCCTGTGGCCGCTGCCACCGCTGTGTTCCTGATCTACCCCATCGGTCAAGGCTCCTTCTCTGACGGGATGCCCCTGGGGATTTCCGGTACCTTCAACTTCATGTTGGTGTTCCAAGCTGAGCACAACATTCTGATGCACCCCTTCCACATGATGGGTGTGGCCGCTGTGTTCGGTGGGTCTCTGTTCTCCGCCATGCACGGCTCTCTGGTGACGTCTTCTCTGGTGCGTGAGACCACCGAGACCGAGTCCCAAAACTACGGCTACAAGTTCGGCCAAGAAGAAGAGACCTACAACATTGTGGCGGCTCACGGCTACTTCGGTCGTCTGATCTTCCAATACGCTTCCTTCAACAACAGCCGCAGCCTGCACTTCTTCCTGGGTGCATGGCCTGTGATCGGCATCTGGTTCACCGCACTGGGCATCAGCACCATGGCGTTCAACCTGAACGGGTTCAACTTCAACCAGTCCATCCTCGACTCTCAGGGTCGCGTGATTGGCACCTGGGCTGACGTAATCAACCGTGCCAACCTGGGTATGGAAGTGATGCACGAGCGCAATGCTCACAACTTCCCCCTCGACCTGGCTACGGCTGAGGCTCCTGAAATCATCGGCTAG
- a CDS encoding CHRD domain-containing protein yields the protein MTQSLGQQVDSNLAAARSTLLAQGMMPQPMMTYVAILSPQAVVPNAPRSDARGAVGAVLVGNRLVVRASFRDLTSGPRNYETDPVDPPNPNITSAFHIHRGSPMENGPFQYALEVMLNDTGMGGDARGEFTLTPEQVQALNDGMLYVDLHTTRHRGGELRGVLMAG from the coding sequence ATGACCCAATCCCTGGGGCAGCAGGTAGACTCTAACCTAGCGGCGGCGCGGTCAACCCTGTTGGCTCAGGGGATGATGCCCCAGCCGATGATGACCTATGTAGCTATTCTGAGTCCGCAGGCTGTGGTGCCCAATGCGCCGCGCAGCGATGCCCGTGGAGCGGTGGGAGCAGTGCTGGTAGGCAACCGTCTGGTGGTGCGGGCCAGCTTCCGCGATTTGACTAGCGGCCCTCGTAACTACGAGACCGATCCGGTGGATCCGCCAAACCCGAACATCACCTCTGCCTTCCACATCCATCGGGGCAGCCCCATGGAAAATGGGCCTTTCCAGTATGCCCTGGAGGTCATGCTGAATGATACGGGCATGGGGGGCGATGCGCGGGGTGAATTTACCCTAACCCCAGAGCAGGTTCAGGCCCTCAACGACGGAATGCTGTACGTTGATCTGCACACCACCCGCCACCGAGGGGGTGAGCTGCGCGGCGTGCTCATGGCGGGATAA
- a CDS encoding chlorophyll a/b-binding protein, whose product MPPAETSTTEIPSQPAADSPTAPDSPTFGWNTYAERLNGRFAMVGFVALLLLELVTHQTFFAWLGF is encoded by the coding sequence ATGCCCCCCGCCGAGACCTCCACCACCGAGATTCCCTCCCAGCCCGCTGCCGACAGCCCCACCGCCCCCGATAGCCCCACCTTTGGCTGGAACACCTACGCCGAACGCCTAAACGGTCGCTTTGCCATGGTGGGCTTTGTGGCGTTGCTGCTGCTGGAACTGGTCACTCACCAGACCTTTTTTGCTTGGCTGGGTTTCTAG